ACTTTGCAAACTCAATGTATCTATCAGAGGCATCGTTAATACGATAAACCCTTCCAAGCTCAGATGGAGGAACCTTAAAATTGATGTTTTCCGAGAAAACAAGATTTTCTATTTCTTCCTCAGCAGAATCAGGGAGCTTGAAGCCGTCCCCTGAGAAGAATTTTATCCCATTGTATTCTGAGGGGTTGTGCGATGCCGAGATTACAATGCCTGCATCAGCTGAAAAGCTCTTTGTGAGATGCGAAACAGCAGGTGTCGGCATTGGGCCAACTGCAATTACATCAGCTCCGGCAGAGCATAATCCTGCAATAATTGCGTTTTCAAAGATGTAGCATGAAAGCCTTGTGTCCTTTCCGACAACAATCCTGCTTTTCCTGTTTTTGCCCTCAAAATATTTTCCTGCAGCAAGCCCAAGCCTCAATGCAAGCTCTGCATTCATTGGATACTCATTTGCAATTCCCCTTATTCCATCTGTTCCAAAAAGCTTTCTCATTTCATGCACCTTTCAAGGAATTTCTTATTAATCTTTTTTCTGTCTCTGACAATAAAATCTGCCTCTGAAAAATCCTGGCACTCGCTGTATGAATGGGGGACAGCAACGCACTTCATCCCGGCACGCTTTGCAGAAGAAACGCCGGAATGCGAATCCTCAAAAGCAATGCAGTCCTCAGGCTTAACCCCGAGCTTCTTTGCAGCAAGGAGATATATTTCAGGGTCCGGCTTCTTGCTCGCGACTTCATTTGAGGTAACCATTATTTCAAAGAATTCTGAAATGCCTGTCTTTTCAAGCACCTTTTCAACAATCTCCGTTCTCGTGCTTGTGGCAAGAGCGAGCTTCAGCCCTTTATTCCTAAAAAACTTTATTGCATTAACAAGGAAGGGGTTTGCCTTAATCTTTGAGCTTTTCAGGAGGGAGAGAAAAAACTTCCTTCTTTCAAGCACAACATTTTCAGAATCAGATTCCTTTCCAAGAGGGGAAAGCGCAATCCTGAATTTTTCAAGCTCATCCTTTCCTGTCCAGTTGCAGTACTGGGCCTTTGAAATCCTTATCCCGTATTTCTTCAGGGCAAAGTTGCTGGATTTGAGCCAGAGCGGCTCTGTCTTAACTAAAGTCCCGTCCATGTCAAAAATAACTGCCTTAATCATTCATTTCACCGTAACTGATTTTGCAAGGTTTCTCGGCTTGTCAGGGTCGCAGTTCCTAAGAAGCGCAAGGTAATATGAGAGAATCTGGATTGGGATTATTGAAAGGATTGGGCTGACAAAACCTGCATCTGGAATTTTTATGAAATAGTCAAAAACCTTGCTTTCAACAGAGTCAATCCCGATTATAAATCCGCCCCTTGCAGAGATTTCCATAGCATTGCTGATTATCTGCTTTCTCGTTCCCTTGTCTGAGAAGATTATCGCAGGAGTGCCTTTCTCAATTAAGGCGATTGTCCCGTGCTTTAATTCTCCACCTGCAAAACCCTCTGCGTGAATGTAGGAAACCTCCTTTATCTTAAGCGCGCCCTCAAGCGCAGTTGGATAGAAGGAATTCCTTCCAATTAAAAAGATATCCCTTTTTTCCTTAAGCTTTTCAGAAAGTTTGTGCAGGCTTTCCCTGTTTTCCCTTATAATTTCAGGAACAAGGGCTGCTGCCTTTGAAATAAGATTCTTTCCCTCCTCTGCCTTTCCTGCTGCTGAATATGAAAGAAGCGCAATTATTGCAAGCTCAGAAGTGTAGCTTTTTGTGGAAAGCACGCATATTTCAGGCCCGGCATTCATCATTATTGTGTAATCAGAGAGCCGAGTAAGTGTTGAACCCATAACATTGACTATTCCTATCACTTTTGCCTTCCTTTTCCTCGCTGACTTGACAGCCTCAAGAACATCTATTGTTTCCCCTGACTGCGAGACAGCTATAACAAGGGTTTTCTCATTGATAAATTCCTCAAAATTCGGAAATTCAGATGCCAGCACATAGTTAACATGCTTTTTTGCAACATGAGAGAAGACATAAGAGGCAAAGATGCACGCGTGGTAGCTTGTCCCTGCGCCGATGAAGAATATGCCTGACGCTGAGTTAATCTCTTTTGAGACATTTTCAATAAGCCCTTTTTCCTGCGCAATTGCGTTCCTTATTGTGAATTTCTGCTCATCAATCTCCTTCATCATGAAGTGCTCATACTCGCCCTTGCTTGCCTGCTCAGGACTCCAGTCTATAACAGAAATTTCTTTCTTGATTTCTTTTCCGTCTGAATATCTCAGGAATCTCGGCTTTTTTTCAAGGACAACCATATCGCCGTCATCAAGGAAAACCGCTTTGTTGGTGAATTCCAGAAAAGCTGTAACATCTGAACCGATGAAGTAATTTTCTTTTTTCTCATCAATCCCGAAAACCATTGGGGAACCGTTCCTTGCACCCACAAGAGTGTCATTGCATTCAGCAACTATTGCAAAACAGCCCTCAATTGAATTGAAAGCAAGCCTGCAGGCTTCTGTAAAATCATTGCCTTCCTTCATGAATTCCTGAATTAGGTTTGGAACTGTCTCTGTGTCTGTCTCGCTCCTGAAGAAATAGCCCTTTTCAATTAGAGTGTCTTTTAATTCCTGGTAATTCTCAATTATTCCGTTATGAAGGACTGCAATCTTGTTGTTGTTTGAAAGATGAGGATGGGCATTTTCAACAGTAACTCCGCCGTGAGTTGCCCACCTTGTGTGCCCCATGGCAATTTTGGAAACTGTTTTCTCAATTGAGAAATCCCCTATCCGCCCAACCTTCCTTATAAGATTAAACCCGTCTTTACCCGGGTATGCAATCCCGAATGAGTCATAGCCGCGGTATTCAAGGCGCTTCAGCCCGTCAACAATAACTGAATTCACGTCCAATCCTTCCTGCGACTTAAAAGCGATTATCCCGCACATTATTGCACCTCTCTATCTGAAAAACAAGAAAAAGGGGGAGGAGAAGGCAGTATTTAAATATTATTAAAAAATTTATAATACCATTATAAAAATATTTATAATACTCTTTTCAGCAAAAAGAATAAATCCTGGAACGCATTTAACCTTCCTATGAAGCCGGAATCAAGGATTCTTGGGGTTGATGACAGCCCTTTTGACAAGTTCGGGAAAAAAAGAAATGTCCTCATAGTTGGAACCCTCTACCGCGGAGGGAATTTCCTGGACGGAGTTGTCTCAACTCAGGCAGAGATAGACGGAGCAGATGGAACTAAAAAAATAGGGAATATGATTACGGGGACAAAATTCTTCCCTCAGATAAGAGCGGTATTCCTGAAAGGGATTGCAGTTGCTGGATTCAATGTGATTGACATAAATGAGCTCTCCAAAAAAACAGGAATTCCAGTGATTGTTGTGATGAGAAAATACCCTGACATTCCAGGAATAAAAAAGGCGCTTTCCAATCTTAAAGACAGAGGGAAAAGATTTGCGCTCATAAGAAAAGCAGGGAAGATAAGCAGGGCAAAGGTTTTTTACAGAGGAAAGGAAAACACCTTGTTCCTGCAAATCGCAGGGACAACCTTGAAAGATGCGCAATCCTTCCTGAAAATCAGCTGCACCCACTCAATAATTCCCGAGCCATTAAGGACTGCGCACATAATCGCGTCTGGAATTGTGCTTGGGGAAAGCAGGGGAAGGGCGTAAATTCCAAACAAGAAAAAATATTTACAATTTAAATTAGAAAAATAAAATTATACAATATCCACGTCTTTTATGCAGTTCTGGATTATGTTCTGGCAGTCATCCATCACAGTAATGAGATTCCTGTCATTTGCCGCATTCCTTATCTGCCCAATCCTGTCTAAAATCTGCCTGAAAAACCTCATGACATCCCCTTCGAGCATTG
The nucleotide sequence above comes from Candidatus Woesearchaeota archaeon. Encoded proteins:
- a CDS encoding DUF99 family protein — protein: MKPESRILGVDDSPFDKFGKKRNVLIVGTLYRGGNFLDGVVSTQAEIDGADGTKKIGNMITGTKFFPQIRAVFLKGIAVAGFNVIDINELSKKTGIPVIVVMRKYPDIPGIKKALSNLKDRGKRFALIRKAGKISRAKVFYRGKENTLFLQIAGTTLKDAQSFLKISCTHSIIPEPLRTAHIIASGIVLGESRGRA
- the glmS gene encoding glutamine--fructose-6-phosphate transaminase (isomerizing), producing MCGIIAFKSQEGLDVNSVIVDGLKRLEYRGYDSFGIAYPGKDGFNLIRKVGRIGDFSIEKTVSKIAMGHTRWATHGGVTVENAHPHLSNNNKIAVLHNGIIENYQELKDTLIEKGYFFRSETDTETVPNLIQEFMKEGNDFTEACRLAFNSIEGCFAIVAECNDTLVGARNGSPMVFGIDEKKENYFIGSDVTAFLEFTNKAVFLDDGDMVVLEKKPRFLRYSDGKEIKKEISVIDWSPEQASKGEYEHFMMKEIDEQKFTIRNAIAQEKGLIENVSKEINSASGIFFIGAGTSYHACIFASYVFSHVAKKHVNYVLASEFPNFEEFINEKTLVIAVSQSGETIDVLEAVKSARKRKAKVIGIVNVMGSTLTRLSDYTIMMNAGPEICVLSTKSYTSELAIIALLSYSAAGKAEEGKNLISKAAALVPEIIRENRESLHKLSEKLKEKRDIFLIGRNSFYPTALEGALKIKEVSYIHAEGFAGGELKHGTIALIEKGTPAIIFSDKGTRKQIISNAMEISARGGFIIGIDSVESKVFDYFIKIPDAGFVSPILSIIPIQILSYYLALLRNCDPDKPRNLAKSVTVK
- a CDS encoding HAD family phosphatase, whose protein sequence is MIKAVIFDMDGTLVKTEPLWLKSSNFALKKYGIRISKAQYCNWTGKDELEKFRIALSPLGKESDSENVVLERRKFFLSLLKSSKIKANPFLVNAIKFFRNKGLKLALATSTRTEIVEKVLEKTGISEFFEIMVTSNEVASKKPDPEIYLLAAKKLGVKPEDCIAFEDSHSGVSSAKRAGMKCVAVPHSYSECQDFSEADFIVRDRKKINKKFLERCMK